Proteins found in one Channa argus isolate prfri chromosome 7, Channa argus male v1.0, whole genome shotgun sequence genomic segment:
- the LOC137130905 gene encoding tumor necrosis factor receptor superfamily member 11B-like has protein sequence MKLIVLFTASLSWALQQQAVPPNYQHRDPVTGDIRLCDQCPPGTAVKRHCTADMPTECQPCPERHFAENWHWGDTCQYCTSVCKEKQLVKQQCNSTHDQLCECAPGFHLVVEFCITHSTCLPGHGVTALGTPVSDTVCERCPAGHFTTGGSSTEPCHPHRNCSDLGLKTLKWGTATSDSLCGTQDKTAAVECSHHQTLCQTDVTLCEEAIFQSLASLRLSSVPLERLLESLPGRKVDRKSLEKLKKTCSPQQQVLQLLRLWREQNKDQDKLYGIIQGVNHCERKVSRCNILRNLTLNDLLTITKSLPGVKVQQEDIQAVVSSCLPRQYILQLLHIWKVANYDMDLAKALSHSLRVLRSQGAPRYLLRGLKKISRIIGTTSTHKMYEKMFVTMLQDASCFKDHKPLNE, from the exons ctcttcacagcttctctttCCTGGGCCTTGCAGCAGCAGGCTGTACCACCCAATTACCAGCACCGCGATCCTGTGACAGGTGACATCCGACTGTGTGACCAGTGCCCTCCTGGCACTGCTGTGAAGCGACACTGCACCGCTGACATGCCCACAGAGTGCCAGCCCTGTCCTGAGCGGCATTTTGCTGAAAACTGGCACTGGGGGGATACGTGCCAATACTGCACCTCC GTGTGCAAGGAGAAACAGCTTGTGAAGCAGCAATGCAACAGCACTCATGACcagctgtgtgagtgtgctcCAGGTTTCCACCTAGTGGTGGAGTTCTGCATCACACACAGTACCTGTTTACCTGGCCATGGAGTGACGGCTTTAG GGACGCCGGTGAGTGACACTGTGTGCGAGCGTTGTCCTGCTGGTCATTTCACCACCGGCGGCTCCTCCACAGAGCCATGTCACCCTCACAGAAACTGCTCAGATTTGGGCTTGAAGACCCTGAAATGGGGCACGGCCACTTCAGACAGCCTCTGTGGCACTCAGGACAAGACAGCAGCAGTGGAGTGTTCTCATCACCAAACGCTGTGCCAAACCG ATGTGACTCTTTGTGAGGAGGCAATCTTTCAGTCTTTAGCCTCGCTGCGACTGTCCTCGGTGCCTCTGGAGCGGCTGTTGGAAAGTCTCCCGGGGCGGAAGGTGGATCGTAAGAGCCTGGAGAAGCTGAAGAAGACCTGCTCTCCCCAGCAGCAGGTCCTCCAGCTGCTGCGACTGTGGAGGGAGCAGAATAAAGATCAGGACAAGCTGTATGGCATCATACAAG GTGTGAACCACTGTGAGAGGAAAGTCTCCCGATGCAACATCCTGAGGAACCTGACCTTAAATGACCTCCTGACGATCACTAAAAGCCTACCGGGGGTCAAAGTTCAGCAGGAGGATATCCAGGCTGTCGTCTCTAGCTGCCTTCCCAGGCAGTACATCCTACAGCTTCTTCACATCTGGAAGGTGGCAAACTACGACATGGATCTCGCCAAAGCTCTCTCTCACAGTCTGAGGGTGCTGCGTAGCCAGGGGGCACCACGCTACCTGCTGAGAGGCCTGAAGAAGATCAGTCGCATTATAGGAACCACTTCCACACACAAGATgtatgagaaaatgtttgttaCCATGCTTCAGGATGCATCGTGTTTTAAAGATCATAAGCCATTAAATGAATAG
- the LOC137130503 gene encoding tumor necrosis factor receptor superfamily member 11B-like, giving the protein MLCLPLLFVLSGVIRGALAMDSVPTYKYTNPISRETLICDKCPPGTHWTAHCTGTTPTQCAPCKSDQFTALWNYLPRCLYCSTFCTENQEVETECSPVNDRVCRCKEGFYWAEDFCARHSECGPGHGVELRGTSHTNTVCHRCAEGYFSNSSSALETCVKHQECPSGQIALLQGSVYGDTLCGSCEDLAKDGEALRTFLSGFFSVHRMRVGKMRKFVTRHIHKSVRKERDLLRNEISAWLALASVEQLGKLPQMLETSQLDSMAHKLDKRLRWIEQQSPNCVLNL; this is encoded by the exons ATG CTCTGCTTACCTCTGCTGTTCGTCCTCTCTGGTGTCATTCGCGGAGCCTTGGCGATGGACTCCGTCCCCACCTACAAGTACACAAACCCTATCAGTAGAGAAACCCTCATCTGCGACAAGTGTCCACCAGGAACCCACTGGACCGCGCACTGCACCGGCACCACGCCTACTCAGTGCGCACCGTGCAAAAGTGACCAGTTCACGGCGCTGTGGAACTACCTGCCCAGGTGTCTGTACTGCAGCACGTTCTGTACCGAGAACCAGGAGGTGGAGACGGAGTGTTCACCGGTCAACGACAGGGTCTGTCGTTGCAAAGAGGGCTTTTACTGGGCCGAAGACTTCTGTGCCAGACACTCCGAGTGCGGGCCCGGACACGGCGTGGAATTGAGAG GTACGTCGCACACGAACACGGTTTGTCACCGGTGTGCTGAGGGCTACTTCTCTAACTCATCCTCTGCGCTGGAAACGTGCGTAAAACACCAGGAATGTCCCAGCGGGCAGATCGCGCTCCTCCAGGGCTCCGTTTACGGCGACACACTGTGTGGCTCCTGCGAGGATCTTGCAAAAGACG GTGAGGCCCTCAGGACGTTCCTTTCGGGATTTTTTAGTGTGCACAGGATGCGTGTGGGAAAGATGAGGAAATTTGTCACCCG acacattcacaagTCGGTCCGCAAAGAGAGAGATCTTCTCAGGAATGAGATCAGCGCTTGGCTGGCTCTTGCTTCAGTGGAGCAGCTGGGGAAATTACCACAGATGCTGGAGACCTCACAGCTCGACTCCATGGCACACAAACTAGACAAGAGGCTCCGCTGGATTGAGCAGCAGAGCCCGAACTGCGTCTTAAATTTGTGA